In a genomic window of Nocardia fluminea:
- a CDS encoding nucleotidyl transferase AbiEii/AbiGii toxin family protein, which translates to MNPLEAALRKAASDLDQRGFRWSIVGGFAVSARSNPRFTADIDIAAAVADDSQAEGLVQSLIAAGYQLFASVEHDNGRLATVRLKRRIDGVPVVVDLLFASSGIEPEIVRASEPLEIFPGLVVPIARTGHLIALKLLARDDESRPQDSADLRSLAAVATADDIADAAEAIRLITERGFDRDRDLAQLLAEM; encoded by the coding sequence ATGAATCCGCTCGAGGCCGCACTCCGCAAGGCTGCTTCCGATCTTGATCAGCGCGGATTCCGGTGGTCGATCGTCGGCGGATTCGCGGTGTCGGCCCGATCGAATCCAAGATTCACGGCAGATATCGACATCGCTGCTGCGGTGGCTGATGACTCCCAAGCTGAAGGTCTGGTGCAGTCGTTGATAGCGGCCGGGTACCAGTTGTTCGCTTCGGTCGAGCACGACAACGGCCGGTTGGCGACCGTCCGGCTCAAGCGGCGCATCGACGGGGTTCCCGTGGTCGTTGACCTGCTTTTTGCCAGTTCGGGTATCGAGCCGGAGATTGTCCGTGCGTCGGAGCCGCTCGAGATTTTTCCCGGTTTGGTCGTGCCCATTGCTCGCACTGGGCATCTGATCGCGTTGAAGCTGCTTGCTCGCGATGACGAGAGCCGTCCGCAGGACAGTGCGGACCTCAGGAGCTTGGCCGCGGTCGCAACCGCGGACGATATTGCAGACGCTGCTGAGGCGATTCGATTGATCACCGAGCGAGGCTTCGATCGGGACCGCGACCTGGCCCAACTGCTGGCCGAAATGTAG
- a CDS encoding DUF2631 domain-containing protein, with protein MAATDLDKASTERAVATSVDPAEVPSAAWGWSGESRKAARIAAWVVVVALLGMTIGNHQGHVEDIFLVGLAGLMALLLVVDSLTQRVPK; from the coding sequence GTGGCAGCCACGGACCTCGATAAAGCCAGCACCGAGCGTGCCGTCGCCACCAGCGTCGACCCCGCCGAGGTGCCCTCGGCAGCATGGGGCTGGAGCGGTGAGTCGCGTAAGGCCGCCCGCATCGCGGCGTGGGTCGTCGTCGTGGCCCTGCTCGGCATGACCATCGGCAACCACCAGGGTCATGTCGAGGACATCTTCCTCGTCGGCCTGGCCGGTCTGATGGCGCTCCTGCTGGTCGTCGACTCGCTCACCCAGCGGGTGCCGAAGTAG
- a CDS encoding protein kinase domain-containing protein produces the protein MVSDGTVFAGYTIDRQLGQGGMGSVYLARHPRLPRWTALKLLNRELFSDKEIRARFEREADLVAQLDHPNIVTVFDRGVEGDQLWISMQYVDGIDASSLNPHSLPPDRALQIIGETAAALDYAHRAGVLHRDVKPANILLARSSSQERVYLTDFGIARLRDDSGHLTETGSFTATLAYAAPEQLTGAPLDHRADQYSLACTLFTLLTGSAPYESTSPAAVITGHLQAPPPPISPRRAGLPPVLDAVMARALAKRPADRFTSCEEFVEAAQRALRTGTTGARPIARPTSGSHAQPFVGMQPMRPVSSTGTPIPQYNPAPMPPRMPQPQYTPTPQYWQQPAPIPNPPPQRGGWGSALGAYAVLLVVVIAIAGVIALLANL, from the coding sequence GTGGTTTCTGACGGGACGGTGTTCGCCGGCTACACGATCGACCGGCAGCTGGGTCAGGGCGGCATGGGATCGGTGTACCTGGCCAGGCACCCGCGTCTGCCCCGATGGACGGCGCTCAAATTGCTGAATCGGGAGTTGTTCTCCGACAAGGAGATCCGGGCCAGGTTCGAGCGGGAAGCCGATCTGGTCGCCCAGCTCGATCACCCCAATATCGTGACCGTGTTCGACCGCGGCGTCGAGGGTGATCAGCTCTGGATCAGCATGCAGTACGTCGACGGGATCGATGCCTCCTCGCTGAATCCGCACTCCCTGCCGCCGGACCGGGCGCTGCAGATCATCGGAGAGACCGCCGCGGCACTCGACTACGCGCATCGCGCGGGCGTGCTGCACCGCGATGTCAAGCCCGCCAACATCCTGCTGGCGCGTTCCAGCAGTCAGGAGCGGGTGTATCTCACCGACTTCGGCATCGCGCGGCTGCGCGACGATTCGGGTCACCTGACCGAGACCGGGTCGTTCACCGCCACGCTGGCCTACGCCGCACCCGAGCAGCTCACCGGCGCGCCGCTGGATCACCGCGCCGATCAGTACTCGCTCGCGTGCACGCTGTTCACGCTGCTGACCGGCAGCGCACCCTACGAATCGACCAGCCCGGCCGCGGTCATCACCGGTCACCTGCAGGCACCACCACCCCCGATCAGTCCGCGTCGCGCGGGCCTGCCGCCGGTGCTCGACGCCGTGATGGCGCGGGCGCTGGCCAAGCGACCCGCCGACCGGTTCACCTCGTGCGAGGAGTTCGTCGAGGCCGCCCAGCGCGCGTTGCGCACGGGAACCACCGGTGCCCGCCCGATCGCCCGGCCGACCTCGGGGTCGCACGCGCAGCCGTTCGTCGGCATGCAGCCCATGCGCCCGGTGAGCTCGACGGGCACTCCCATTCCGCAGTACAACCCGGCGCCGATGCCCCCACGGATGCCGCAACCGCAGTACACGCCGACGCCGCAGTATTGGCAGCAACCGGCGCCGATACCGAATCCGCCGCCGCAACGCGGCGGCTGGGGGTCGGCGCTGGGCGCCTACGCGGTCCTGCTGGTCGTCGTCATCGCGATCGCCGGCGTGATCGCGCTGCTGGCCAACCTCTGA
- a CDS encoding LysR family transcriptional regulator: MSDFDVTAADSIDLDRLRRFVAVAEELHFARAAKALRIPRQALSATVIELEEELGTRVFVPGASPTQLTDDGTALLARARDLIRVREQADREQKPDAPASLRVGFVPGVTVSKWARIWGERLPDHPLEVVGVTQGEQESVLREGRVDLCFVRLPIDRTATNAITLWQETPVAVVQKDDALSLLETISPADLATETIQDSADLDQAVDTLALVAAVGGAAIMPQSIARLHHRRDLVYRPISDTEFTEIALAWPAGTDSDLLEEFVGIVRGRSANSSRGGVAEPEQRAAAPARKSAAKKPAAKKPAPKKPVARGRKPARRGR, from the coding sequence ATGAGCGACTTCGACGTCACCGCCGCCGACTCCATCGACCTCGACCGGTTGCGTCGTTTCGTCGCCGTCGCCGAGGAGCTGCACTTCGCGCGTGCCGCCAAGGCCCTGCGGATCCCGCGGCAGGCGCTGAGCGCCACCGTGATCGAGTTGGAGGAAGAACTCGGTACCCGCGTGTTCGTTCCCGGCGCCTCGCCCACCCAGCTCACCGACGACGGCACCGCGCTGCTCGCGCGTGCCAGGGACCTGATCCGGGTGCGGGAACAGGCCGACCGCGAGCAGAAACCCGACGCCCCCGCGAGCCTGCGCGTGGGGTTCGTGCCGGGGGTGACGGTGTCGAAGTGGGCGCGGATCTGGGGCGAGCGGCTACCCGACCACCCACTCGAGGTCGTCGGCGTCACACAGGGCGAGCAGGAATCGGTGCTGCGCGAGGGGCGCGTGGACCTGTGCTTCGTCCGGCTGCCCATCGACCGGACCGCGACGAACGCGATCACGCTGTGGCAGGAGACGCCGGTCGCGGTCGTGCAGAAGGACGACGCGCTGTCGCTGCTGGAGACGATCAGCCCGGCGGATCTGGCCACCGAGACGATCCAGGACAGCGCCGATCTCGATCAGGCCGTCGACACTCTCGCCCTGGTCGCCGCCGTCGGTGGCGCGGCGATCATGCCGCAGTCGATCGCGCGGCTGCATCACCGCCGCGACCTGGTCTACCGCCCGATCAGCGACACCGAGTTCACCGAGATCGCGCTCGCGTGGCCTGCCGGGACCGACAGTGATCTGCTCGAGGAGTTCGTCGGGATCGTGCGCGGCCGCTCGGCCAACAGTTCGCGCGGCGGCGTCGCCGAACCGGAACAGCGCGCCGCTGCCCCCGCGCGCAAATCCGCGGCGAAGAAGCCCGCGGCGAAGAAGCCTGCTCCGAAGAAGCCGGTGGCGCGTGGCCGCAAACCGGCCCGGCGCGGTCGCTGA
- a CDS encoding M50 family metallopeptidase, with translation MVFALGFALFALGITISIALHECGHMWAAQATGMKVRRYFIGFGPKVFSFRRGETEYGLKALPLGGFCDIAGMTALDELEPEEVDRAMYRQSTWKRLVVMFGGIGMNFLLGFILLVVLAIGWGLPQLEQPPATALGTMSCVARETPEKTLAPCAGDGPAQRAGLRRGDVVKAVNGVEVSTWAQFQAETQKQTGTFTYTIERDGSTLTVPVIPERVMRSPKEGPSREVSAVGVGPDYAEPKQYGPIAAIPATLSFTGDFFIETVKSLAKMPQKVSALWEAVTGGERDPETPVSVYGASRIGGETAERGLWGMFIMVLASLNFFLGAFNLLPLLPLDGGHIAVVLYEKIRNTIRGWLGKAPGGPVDYLKLLPVTYVAVVIGGAFMLLTLAADIVNPIRLP, from the coding sequence ATGGTTTTCGCGCTCGGGTTCGCACTGTTCGCGCTCGGCATCACGATCTCGATCGCGCTGCACGAGTGCGGGCACATGTGGGCCGCGCAGGCCACCGGCATGAAGGTGCGCCGCTACTTCATCGGCTTCGGGCCGAAGGTGTTCTCGTTCCGGCGTGGTGAGACCGAGTACGGGCTCAAGGCGCTGCCGCTGGGTGGCTTCTGCGATATCGCGGGCATGACGGCGCTCGACGAGCTAGAGCCGGAGGAGGTCGACCGGGCGATGTATCGCCAGTCGACCTGGAAGCGGCTGGTCGTGATGTTCGGCGGCATCGGCATGAACTTCCTGCTCGGTTTCATCCTGCTCGTGGTCCTCGCGATCGGCTGGGGTCTGCCCCAGCTCGAGCAGCCGCCCGCGACCGCGCTCGGCACCATGAGCTGCGTCGCCCGGGAGACTCCCGAGAAGACCCTCGCGCCCTGCGCGGGCGACGGTCCCGCCCAGCGCGCCGGGTTGCGCCGTGGTGACGTGGTGAAGGCCGTGAACGGCGTCGAGGTGAGCACCTGGGCGCAGTTCCAGGCCGAAACCCAGAAGCAGACCGGCACTTTCACCTACACGATCGAACGTGACGGCTCCACCCTGACGGTCCCGGTCATCCCGGAGCGGGTGATGCGCTCGCCGAAGGAAGGCCCGAGCCGTGAGGTGAGCGCGGTCGGCGTCGGTCCCGACTACGCCGAACCGAAGCAGTACGGCCCGATCGCCGCGATCCCGGCCACCCTCTCGTTCACCGGTGATTTCTTCATCGAGACGGTGAAGTCCCTGGCCAAGATGCCGCAGAAGGTGTCGGCGCTGTGGGAAGCGGTCACCGGCGGCGAGCGTGACCCGGAGACCCCGGTCAGCGTCTACGGCGCCAGCCGCATCGGCGGCGAGACCGCCGAGCGTGGCCTGTGGGGCATGTTCATCATGGTGCTCGCCAGCCTGAACTTCTTCCTCGGCGCGTTCAACCTGCTGCCCCTGCTGCCGCTGGACGGCGGGCATATCGCGGTGGTGCTCTACGAGAAGATCCGCAACACGATCCGCGGCTGGCTCGGCAAGGCCCCCGGCGGCCCTGTCGATTACCTGAAGCTGCTCCCGGTGACCTATGTGGCGGTAGTGATCGGTGGTGCGTTCATGCTGCTGACCCTGGCCGCCGACATCGTCAACCCGATCCGCCTGCCCTGA
- the ispG gene encoding flavodoxin-dependent (E)-4-hydroxy-3-methylbut-2-enyl-diphosphate synthase produces the protein MTSTIGLGMPTAPAAVLAPRRKTRQLMVGNVGVGSDSPISVQSMTTTKTHDINATLQQIAELTASGCDIVRVACPRQEDADALATIAKKSQIPVIADIHFQPRYIFAAIDAGCAAVRVNPGNIKEFDGRVGEVAKAAGAAGIPIRIGVNAGSLDKRMLEKYGKATPEALVESALWEASLFEEHGFGDIKISVKHNDPVIMVEAYRQLAAQSDYPLHLGVTEAGPAFQGTIKSAVAFGALLSEGIGDTIRVSLSAPPAEEIKVGGQILQSLNLRPRKLEIVSCPSCGRAQVDVYTLADAVAAGLDGLEVPLRVAVMGCVVNGPGEAREADLGVASGNGKGQIFVKGEVIKTVPEHLIVETLIEEAMRIAEEMDQQPGAEPVVTVS, from the coding sequence GTGACCAGCACAATCGGATTGGGGATGCCCACCGCCCCCGCTGCTGTTCTCGCACCCCGGCGCAAGACCCGGCAGCTGATGGTCGGCAACGTCGGCGTAGGTAGCGACTCGCCGATCTCGGTGCAGTCGATGACCACCACCAAGACCCACGACATCAACGCCACGCTGCAGCAGATCGCCGAGCTCACCGCCTCGGGCTGCGACATCGTGCGGGTGGCGTGTCCGCGCCAGGAAGACGCCGACGCGCTCGCCACGATCGCGAAGAAGTCGCAGATCCCGGTGATCGCCGACATCCACTTCCAGCCGCGCTACATCTTCGCCGCCATCGACGCGGGCTGCGCCGCGGTCCGCGTCAACCCGGGCAACATCAAGGAATTCGACGGCCGCGTCGGCGAGGTCGCCAAGGCCGCGGGCGCCGCGGGCATCCCGATCCGCATCGGCGTCAACGCCGGTTCGCTGGACAAGCGGATGCTGGAGAAGTACGGCAAGGCCACTCCGGAGGCACTGGTCGAGTCGGCGCTGTGGGAGGCGAGCCTGTTCGAGGAGCACGGCTTCGGCGACATCAAGATCTCGGTCAAGCACAACGACCCGGTGATCATGGTCGAGGCCTACCGCCAGCTCGCCGCGCAGAGCGACTACCCGCTCCACCTCGGCGTCACCGAGGCGGGCCCGGCGTTCCAGGGCACCATCAAGTCGGCGGTGGCCTTCGGCGCGCTGCTCAGCGAGGGCATCGGTGACACCATCCGGGTCTCGCTCTCGGCCCCGCCCGCCGAGGAGATCAAGGTCGGCGGCCAGATCCTGCAGTCGCTGAACCTGCGCCCGCGCAAGCTCGAGATCGTGTCCTGCCCCTCGTGCGGCCGTGCCCAGGTGGACGTGTACACCCTGGCCGACGCGGTCGCCGCAGGCCTGGACGGCCTGGAAGTGCCGCTGCGCGTCGCGGTGATGGGCTGTGTCGTGAACGGGCCCGGCGAGGCGCGCGAAGCCGACCTCGGTGTCGCCTCCGGCAACGGCAAGGGTCAGATCTTCGTCAAGGGCGAGGTCATCAAGACCGTGCCCGAGCATCTGATCGTGGAGACCCTGATCGAAGAGGCGATGCGCATCGCCGAGGAGATGGACCAGCAGCCGGGCGCGGAGCCCGTCGTCACCGTGAGCTGA
- a CDS encoding GNAT family N-acetyltransferase → MLEPTRRSKTAPARPVAVRDLGEVLRVLDADPVASCMIAARVQEFGLDSRTGAGELWSRGGPADSLCFSGANLVPLRGDQQALRAFADRAGRWPRVCSSVVGRQELALPLWEMLLPTWGPARELRADQPLLALARPAAARADGGVRRVRPDEIDRYLTAAIAMFIEEVGIDPRTGDGGRGYRRRIKSLIESGRAWARFEDGEVIYKAEIGALSRRTGQIQGVWVHPEFRGAGVGTAGTAAVANAVVATGRTASLYVNDYNRVARRAYSRVGFRQIATFATVLVD, encoded by the coding sequence CTGCTGGAGCCGACGCGACGGTCCAAAACCGCTCCCGCGCGTCCCGTGGCCGTGCGAGATCTGGGTGAAGTGCTGCGCGTCCTCGACGCCGACCCGGTGGCGTCGTGCATGATCGCCGCCCGGGTGCAGGAATTCGGGCTCGACTCCCGGACCGGTGCCGGTGAGCTGTGGAGCCGCGGCGGGCCCGCCGACTCCCTCTGTTTCTCCGGCGCCAATCTGGTGCCGCTGCGCGGTGATCAGCAGGCGTTGCGCGCGTTCGCCGATCGGGCGGGCCGTTGGCCGCGGGTGTGTTCCTCGGTGGTCGGCAGGCAGGAACTCGCCCTCCCGCTGTGGGAGATGCTGCTCCCGACGTGGGGTCCGGCCCGGGAACTGCGCGCCGATCAGCCCCTGCTGGCGCTGGCCCGCCCCGCCGCCGCACGCGCCGACGGGGGAGTGCGCCGTGTGCGTCCCGACGAGATCGACCGGTACCTGACTGCCGCGATCGCCATGTTCATCGAAGAGGTCGGCATCGACCCGCGCACGGGCGACGGCGGACGCGGCTACCGGCGGCGGATCAAGAGCCTCATCGAATCCGGCAGGGCCTGGGCACGTTTCGAGGACGGTGAGGTCATCTACAAGGCCGAGATCGGCGCCCTGTCGCGACGCACCGGCCAGATCCAGGGCGTGTGGGTGCATCCCGAGTTCCGCGGCGCGGGGGTGGGTACCGCCGGGACCGCCGCGGTCGCCAATGCCGTTGTGGCAACGGGGCGTACGGCGAGCCTCTACGTCAACGACTACAACCGGGTCGCCCGCCGCGCCTACAGCCGGGTGGGGTTCCGCCAGATCGCCACCTTCGCAACCGTCCTGGTGGACTGA
- a CDS encoding transglutaminase-like domain-containing protein → MKRDVSARLEVAVHADSVLQCQIAVARQPGLDLIESMTCSLDGEFLTPREVVGPHGSRIHVLDVRAGTLRIDYQATVLGTASLAPPTDYDLALYRRPSRYAESDKLLGFAAAEFGYGIADPEVANRVASWIGRRITYVSGSSTPIDGAVETLLSGTGVCRDFSHLMVALLRAVGVPARVAAVYAPGCVPMDFHAVCEAYIDGEWRTYDPTGLAPRSSLVRIATGRDASDIAFLDNHGGDITLNFMSVNAFVAGPLPYDDFIAPVSIV, encoded by the coding sequence GTGAAACGGGACGTTTCCGCTCGCCTGGAGGTCGCGGTCCATGCCGATTCGGTGCTGCAGTGTCAGATCGCTGTCGCCCGCCAGCCGGGACTCGATCTGATCGAGTCCATGACATGCTCGCTCGACGGCGAGTTCCTCACACCACGCGAAGTGGTCGGTCCGCACGGCTCCCGGATCCACGTGCTCGATGTCCGCGCGGGCACCCTGCGGATCGACTATCAGGCGACCGTCCTCGGTACCGCCTCGCTCGCGCCGCCGACCGACTACGACCTCGCGCTGTACCGGCGGCCGAGCCGCTACGCGGAGTCGGACAAACTACTCGGCTTCGCGGCCGCCGAATTCGGCTACGGCATCGCCGATCCCGAGGTGGCCAACCGCGTCGCGTCCTGGATCGGCAGACGGATCACCTATGTCTCCGGCAGTAGCACGCCCATCGACGGCGCGGTGGAAACGCTGCTCTCCGGGACCGGCGTCTGCCGCGACTTCTCGCATCTGATGGTCGCGCTGCTGCGCGCAGTCGGCGTCCCCGCCCGGGTCGCCGCGGTCTACGCACCGGGCTGCGTGCCGATGGACTTCCATGCCGTCTGCGAGGCCTATATCGACGGCGAGTGGCGCACCTACGACCCGACCGGCCTCGCACCGCGCTCGAGCCTGGTGCGCATCGCCACCGGGCGCGATGCCTCCGACATCGCCTTCCTGGACAACCACGGCGGCGACATCACCCTGAACTTCATGTCGGTCAACGCCTTCGTCGCGGGCCCACTCCCCTACGACGACTTCATCGCACCGGTCAGCATCGTTTGA
- a CDS encoding IS3 family transposase (programmed frameshift), which translates to MPAKYDEATKAKAVRLVVDHRDDYDSEWAAMKAVSARLGMTAETLRKWVRQAAVDTGDAEGMTTEAARTIREQKRKIAELEQTIEILSAATFFLRAGERPATAVVCAFIAEHRARFGVVPICRALTAHGVKIAPRTFHAWVRRAPSKRALWDTTLTEVLAGHYEPDERGRRTPESLYGAAKMWAYLQRRGIPVARCTVERLMRINGWKGVVRRKKVRTTEPDPAASRAPDLVDRQFRVPAPNMLLVADFTYVRLASGVFVYTAFVIDAYAGRILGWECSTSKHTAFVEKAIRQAVALRAREGHPIGGAIHHSDAGSQYTAVKLGETLALSDLRPSIGSVGDAYDNALAETTIGLYKTEAIRDDSPFRRGPLTRIADVEFLTADWVGWFNQSRIMHRLGRRPPAEHEAEYYSLHAEQPAGDR; encoded by the exons ATGCCTGCGAAGTACGACGAAGCGACCAAAGCCAAGGCCGTCCGGCTGGTCGTCGATCACCGCGACGACTACGACAGCGAGTGGGCCGCGATGAAAGCGGTCTCCGCGAGGCTGGGAATGACCGCGGAAACCCTGCGTAAATGGGTGCGCCAAGCCGCGGTCGACACCGGTGACGCCGAGGGGATGACCACGGAGGCGGCGCGGACGATTCGTGAGCAGAAACGTAAGATCGCAGAACTCGAGCAAACCATCGAAATCTTGTCTGCGGCAACGT TCTTTCTTCGCGCGGGCGAACGACCCGCGACAGCGGTAGTTTGCGCGTTCATCGCCGAGCATCGGGCTCGGTTCGGGGTCGTTCCGATCTGCCGTGCGCTGACTGCGCACGGCGTCAAGATCGCCCCGAGAACTTTCCATGCCTGGGTGCGGCGGGCGCCGTCGAAACGGGCGCTGTGGGACACCACCCTCACCGAGGTCCTTGCCGGGCATTACGAGCCCGACGAGCGGGGCCGGCGGACGCCGGAGTCGTTGTATGGGGCGGCGAAGATGTGGGCTTACCTGCAAAGACGCGGCATTCCGGTTGCTCGGTGCACGGTGGAACGGCTGATGCGCATCAACGGATGGAAAGGTGTTGTGCGACGCAAGAAGGTCCGCACCACCGAACCGGACCCGGCCGCGTCGCGGGCGCCGGACCTGGTCGACCGCCAGTTCCGGGTCCCGGCACCGAACATGCTGCTCGTCGCCGACTTCACCTATGTCCGGCTGGCAAGTGGCGTGTTCGTCTACACCGCGTTCGTCATCGATGCCTACGCAGGCCGGATCCTGGGCTGGGAATGCTCGACCAGCAAACACACCGCGTTCGTGGAGAAAGCGATCCGGCAAGCGGTCGCGCTGCGGGCCCGCGAAGGCCATCCGATCGGTGGAGCGATACATCATTCCGATGCGGGATCTCAATACACAGCGGTGAAACTTGGTGAGACACTGGCACTTTCGGATCTACGTCCGTCGATCGGGTCGGTTGGTGATGCCTACGATAATGCGCTGGCCGAGACCACGATCGGACTCTACAAGACCGAGGCGATTCGCGATGATTCCCCGTTCCGGCGGGGCCCGCTGACTCGGATCGCCGACGTCGAGTTCCTCACCGCGGACTGGGTCGGTTGGTTCAACCAGTCCCGGATCATGCACCGCCTCGGCCGGCGACCACCGGCCGAACACGAAGCCGAATACTATTCACTTCACGCCGAGCAACCGGCTGGAGACAGATAA
- the dxr gene encoding 1-deoxy-D-xylulose-5-phosphate reductoisomerase: MSHPATRAAHDSSPSTDRVKVLLLGSTGSIGTQALEVIAANPDRFEVVGLAARGGNPALLAAQMIATGTRNVAVADPAAAQALGLELGGPEAVTELVRRTDADVVLNALVGSLGLEPTLATLQAGTRLALANKESLVAGGSLVTRAAAPGQIVPVDSEHSALAQCLRGGRAEEVDRLVLTASGGPFRGWTTEMLESVNPAEAKTHPTWSMGPMNTLNSASLVNKGLELIETHLLFGVPYDRIDVTVHPQSIVHSMVTFTDGSTLAQASPPDMKLPIALALGWPDRIPGAAAACDFGTASTWTFEPVDDEVFPAVRLARQAGEAGGSVTAVYNAANEVAVQAFLDGKITFPTIVRTVTRAVEAADRWHAEPDTLDDVLAADRWAREYAAEVITGSATP, encoded by the coding sequence GTGTCCCACCCCGCAACGCGTGCCGCGCACGACAGTTCCCCGTCCACCGATCGGGTGAAGGTGCTGCTTCTCGGCAGTACCGGTTCGATCGGTACCCAGGCGCTAGAGGTGATCGCCGCCAACCCCGACCGCTTCGAGGTGGTCGGGCTGGCGGCACGAGGCGGCAACCCCGCGCTGCTCGCCGCGCAGATGATCGCCACCGGCACCCGCAATGTCGCCGTCGCCGATCCCGCCGCCGCCCAGGCACTTGGCCTGGAACTCGGCGGCCCCGAGGCCGTGACCGAACTGGTCCGGCGCACCGACGCCGATGTCGTGCTCAATGCCCTGGTGGGATCGCTGGGCCTGGAGCCCACCCTGGCCACCTTGCAGGCGGGTACCCGCCTGGCGTTGGCGAACAAGGAATCCCTGGTCGCGGGCGGCTCCCTGGTGACGCGGGCGGCCGCACCCGGCCAGATCGTGCCCGTCGACTCCGAACACTCGGCGCTTGCCCAGTGCCTGCGCGGTGGTCGCGCCGAGGAGGTGGACCGTCTCGTGCTCACCGCCTCGGGTGGCCCGTTCCGCGGCTGGACCACCGAGATGCTCGAGTCGGTGAACCCCGCGGAGGCCAAGACCCACCCCACCTGGTCGATGGGCCCGATGAACACGCTCAACTCGGCGTCACTGGTGAACAAGGGCTTGGAACTGATCGAGACCCACCTGCTCTTCGGCGTGCCCTACGACCGCATCGACGTCACCGTCCATCCCCAGTCGATCGTCCACTCGATGGTGACCTTCACCGACGGCTCGACCCTGGCCCAGGCCAGCCCCCCTGACATGAAACTGCCCATCGCCCTGGCACTGGGCTGGCCGGACCGCATCCCCGGCGCGGCCGCCGCCTGCGATTTCGGCACCGCCTCCACCTGGACTTTCGAGCCGGTCGACGACGAGGTCTTCCCCGCCGTCCGCCTGGCCCGGCAGGCAGGCGAAGCGGGCGGCAGCGTCACCGCGGTCTACAACGCCGCCAACGAGGTCGCCGTGCAAGCGTTCCTCGACGGCAAGATCACCTTCCCCACCATCGTGCGCACGGTCACCCGCGCGGTAGAGGCCGCCGACCGGTGGCACGCCGAACCCGATACCCTGGACGACGTCCTCGCGGCCGACCGCTGGGCCAGGGAGTACGCGGCAGAAGTCATCACCGGCAGCGCCACGCCCTGA